One region of Armigeres subalbatus isolate Guangzhou_Male chromosome 3, GZ_Asu_2, whole genome shotgun sequence genomic DNA includes:
- the LOC134224195 gene encoding uncharacterized protein LOC134224195, with protein MKNGFCAALNIFAILHTCSTGPSNSIQKKKIILEDRYNFVVVGSDHVAQSIGFHLAKGHKSKSILVLQSNQCDQILEPARASNVLALQISDMFAHSAHLMGYDFTDPFRHGQRVGIGYKNRTRGLDTGQQTLWAIDPNLVLLSGATVVRLLYNHAAASIHGVELELDGTKQCIFAVNEVIIAGRCMNDYHYLSRGSIVSETALESCLRMIPLNCSLGSPVMAPIFQMKTNVTLEDDPMVLGTELYVRTPEFEDEERMKPNARLRIAIGKSHLHEHVWVGFVPSLISVDPHYNPSHEETVKMLGYVLKTANAITSSEIFRQLNMTVVDQSVPECVKYENTQQFWTCVLDLKLRRYKSLHSIGKHKATLLEKDFRLKGVRSLRLLPFGLSAPFLNHQWIELFPVKS; from the exons ATGAAGAACGGCTTCTGCGCTGCTTTGAATATTTTCGCTATCTTACACACGTGTTCAACTGGCCCATCAAACAGCAtacagaaaaagaaaataattctTGAAGACCGCTACAACTTCGTCGTGGTTGGTAGCGATCACGTGGCACAGAGCATTGGCTTCCACCTCGCCAAAGGCCACAAATCAAAATCGATTCTGGTGTTGCAATCAAACCAATGCGATCAAATTTTGGAACCGGCCCGGGCGTCAAACGTTTTGGCACTGCAAATTTCTGACATGTTTGCCCACAGTGCGCATCTGATGGGATATGATTTTACGGATCCATTCCGACATGGACAGAGAGTCGGCATTGGCTACAAGAACCGGACCCGTGGTTTGGACACGGGACAGCAAACCTTGTGGGCCATCGATCCCAATCTGGTGCTGCTAAGTGGAGCGACAGTCGTTCGTCTGTTGTATAATCATG CCGCCGCTTCTATACACGGTGTCGAACTGGAACTGGACGGTACGAAGCAATGCATTTTTGCGGTGAACGAAGTAATCATCGCCGGAAGATGTATGAATGACTATCATTATTTGAGCAGAGGATCGATAGTTTCAGAAACGGCCTTGGAGAGTTGTTTGCGCATGATACCGTTGAATTGCAGTTTGGGCAGCCCTGTTATGGCGcccatttttcaaatgaaaacaaaCGTGACTCTGGAAGACGACCCCATGGTACTGGGTACGGAGTTGTATGTGAGAACACCAGAATTTGAGGATGAAGAACGGATGAAACCAAACGCCAGGCTTAGAATCGCCATCGGAAAGTCTCATCTACATGAACATGTCTGGGTTGGTTTTGTCCCTTCTCTGATCTCGGTGGATCCACACTACAACCCAAGTCACGAGGAAACGGTGAAAATGTTAGGATACGTCTTGAAAACAGCCAATGCCATTACGAGTAGTGAAATTTTCAGGCAATTAAATATGACAGTAGTAGATCAAAGCGTTCCTGAATGTGTGAAGTATGAGAATACTCAACAATTCTGGACTTGTGTTTTGGACCTCAAATTGCGGCGATACAAATCG ttGCACTCTATTGGAAAACACAAGGCAACGCTGCTGGAGAAGGATTTTCGGTTGAAAGGTGTGCGGTCATTGCGATTGTTACCATTTGGACTATCAGCTCCGTTTCTCAATCACCAGTGGATAGAACTATTTCCGGTCAAATCGTGA
- the LOC134227179 gene encoding DNA-directed RNA polymerase III subunit RPC7-like, with product MAGRGRGKATGSLTQEQLQSMGVTRNEMQAVSSAAPPPLYPILQSKPVPLESNADRDYKILWKEDFISYLRESPYYTTVKSSKGPVQRYSDKVINVIENDPKRKYEGDFIWSMMPAELKPTFKRTKATANGTSKGTKKPKVVDINAKLSELEQKESFLDDTDVKKEKASDSEDDKDEEQEEEVADEEMDDENDYGNNYFDNGEGYNEEDDNLDDGPVY from the exons ATGGCAGGACGTGGTCGAGGAAAGGCTACCGGCTCTCTAACGCAGGAACAACTCCAATCCATGGGTGTTACCAGAAATGAGATGCAGGCTGTTTCATCCGCTGCACCTCCCCCACTGTATCCAATTCTACAATCGAAACCGGTTCCACTGGAG TCCAACGCTGACCGGGATtataaaattctttggaaagagGACTTCATTTCGTACCTACGAGAATCTCCGTACTACACAACTGTGAAAAGTTCGAAAGGTCCCGTGCAGCGGTACTCCGATAAGGTCATT AATGTAATTGAAAACGATCCCAAGCGGAAGTATGAAGGCGACTTCATATGGAGTATGATGCCGGCGGAACTAAAACCGACGTTCAAGCGGACAAAAGCGACTGCTAATGGAACTTCAAAGGGAACCAAGAAGCCCAAAGTTGTAGACATAAACGCCAAACTTAGTGAGTTGGAACAGAAAGAGTCCTTTCTGGACGACACGGACGTTAAGAAAGAGAAAGCCAGTGATTCGGAGGACGACAAGGATGAAGAGCAGGAAGAGGAGGTTGCCGACGAGGAGATGGACGACGAGAATGATTACGGGAACAACTACTTTGACAACGGGGAGGGGTACAATGAGGAGGATGATAATTTGGATGATGGGCCTGTTTATTAG
- the LOC134227178 gene encoding exocyst complex component 1, translating into MAAGIKYIIQKEVFDALEERILSVCNVSKLLKKKKTSYLCVIATTKPRIVVSICQVKQYDKGVWKKKRTWAIEEVKGLDGRNESSETHEFDLCLEKVYRWFAANLHERQNFITVLWKQLQKHVPSEGRPVFKNIPKAWLAERSPEKVTIGGKFATMSVQDGGEEDDDLDDMVESEDFHALTEKEETNLNKLIGECDYAISNAEQFMEHLGRNLQELDGANIQSVLASEKQVEALMEQIESAISEAEKVEKRLDDYDEILCHIRESMEKMGEKNQMIEIANTNNVKLLQELEKVVFQLDLPHVHQIALTDTDLTPKGLPAAIAAGKALQTAMNSDIDPALLRLTAVQDQRKRFEKWKAKFSQTVSRHLNNLFIHLGNLGDSQSQHSGDLNLPKHNSVHKELSAYADLMHWMKAMDRKAYDALIKVYTSSLSKVYDRDIKLFFETAKQLISERRFGSREDLNSSSMSNKLKLGQQSSKQPTQPYGILGVNRELWSVGAEPAERQRFDSILEKVLAELEPVALSEQHFCIAFFQLDVISPTGKNTQTTLDMAVALQDKERDERDTAVMIPQKRLDRQINEEVRRMMGELFSNLEQELNSFILSFEKLDSYYSLYVLVRLTQHVMSAQDAQSFLSMTFASALIHVKRNFDKFMKLQLQSIQEAKVPKRSKCGLLPYVENFEEFAVTAEAIFKKTERRNDMDKWYLKLVEAIFEYIPAHAMDHAKTPHQVVKMENYHRMHSLLSQLKVGVLEQLKKDAKVRYNDALKAYVTKYFGRPLEKLNQFFEGVQQKVQQGVKETEISYQMAYSKQELRKVISQYPAREVKKGLEHLYKKVEKHLCEEENLLQVVWRAMQEEFIAQYNSLELWIQRCYAGAMITLDFTIKDILDFFSEIARSH; encoded by the exons ATGGCAGCCGGAATCAAATACATCATCCAGAAGGAAGTTTTCGATGCTCTGGAGGAACGGATTCTCTCGGTGTGCAATGTGAGCAAGCtgctgaagaagaaaaagacttCATACCTGTGCGTGATCGCGACCACTAAGCCCCGGATCGTGGTTTCGATCTGCCAGGTGAAACAGTACGATAAGGGTGTGTGGAAGAAGAAACGGACGTGGGCGATTGAGGAGGTGAAGGGGTTGGACGGTCGCAATGAATCATCCGAGACGCACGAGTTTGATTTGTGTCTGGAGAAGGTCTACCGCTGGTTTGCGGCGAATCTCCACGAACGGCAAAACTTCATCACGGTGCTGTGGAAGCAGTTGCAGAAACATGTTCCGTCGGAAGGACGTCCGGTGTTCAAGAATATTCCCAAGGCTTGGTTGGCTGAACGTTCGCCGGAAAAGGTCACgattggtggaaagtttgccACGATGAGTGTTCAGGACGGGGGTGAGGAAGACGATGATTTGGACGATATGGTTGAGAGTGAGGATTTCCACGCCCTGACGGAGAAAGAAGAGACCAATTTGAACAAGTTGATCGGCGAGTGTGACTATGCAATAAGCAATGCGGAACAGTTCATGGAACATCTCGGGCGAAATTTGCAAGAACTTGATGGTGCAAACATTCAGAGTGTACTGGCCTCTGAGAAACAAGTGGAGGCACTGATGGAACAAATTGAGTCGGCTATATCAGAAGCTGAGAAAGTGGAAAAACGGCTGGACGACTACGACGAGATACTTTGTCATATTCGTGAAAGCATGGAAAAAATGGGCGAGAAAAATCAGATGATAGAAATCGCTAATACAAACAATGTAAAACTACTGCAAGAGTTGGAGAAAGTAGTCTTCCAGTTGGATCTTCCGCATGTACATCAAATAGCACTGACTGATACAGATTTGACACCCAAAGGCCTGCCCGCGGCGATTGCAGCCGGTAAAGCGTTACAAACGGCCATGAATAGTGATATTGATCCGGCATTGCTCCGACTCACGGCCGTTCAGGATCAGCGCAAACGGTTCGAGAAGTGGAAAGCCAAGTTTTCACAGACGGTCAGTCGGCATTTGAACAATTTGTTCATTCATTTGGGCAATTTGGGAGATTCGCAGAGTCAACATTCGGGCGATCTGAACCTCCCGAAGCACAATTCGGTGCACAAGGAGTTGTCGGCATATGCGGATTTGATGCACTGGATGAAGGCCATGGATCGCAAGGCATATGACGCGTTGATAAAAGTTTACACCAGTTCGTTGAGCAAGGTCTACGATCGAGACATCAAGTTGTTCTTCGAGACAGCCAAGCAGTTAATTTCGGAGCGGAGATTCGGTTCGAGAGAAGACTTGAACAGCAGTTCGATGAGCAATAAACTGAAGCTGGGTCAACAAAGCAGCAAACAGCCGACGCAGCCGTACGGAATTTTGGGAGTCAACAGAGAGCTATGGAGTGTCGGTGCCGAACCTGCCGAGCGTCAAAGGTTTGATTCTATATTAGAAAAAGTGCTGGCCGAGTTGGAACCTGTAGCCCTTAGTGAGCAGCACTTTTGCATAGCCTTCTTTCAGTTGGACGTGATCAGTCCGACTGGGAAAAATACTCAGACTACGTTAGACATGGCGGTCGCTCTGCAGGACAAAGAGCGGGACGAACGGGACACGGCAGTGATGATTCCCCAGAAGCGGTTGGACAGGCAAATCAACGAAGAAGTGCGACGGATGATGGGAGAGCTGTTTAGTAACTTGGAGCAAGAATTAAACAGCTTCATTTTGAGCTTTGAAAAGTTGGACAGCTA TTATTCACTTTATGTGCTTGTCCGTTTGACGCAACATGTAATGTCCGCCCAAGATGCACAGTCGTTCCTGAGTATGACTTTTGCCTCGGCACTGATCCACGTCAAACGAAACTTTGACAAGTTTATGAAACTGCAATTGCAATCCATCCAGGAAGCCAAAGTACCAAAGCGCTCCAAATGCGGATTACTTCCTTACGTGGAGAATTTCGAAGAGTTCGCAGTAACGGCGGAAGCAATCTTCAAGAAAACCGAACGACGGAATGACATGGACAAGTGGTACCTCAAGCTAGTGGAAGCAATTTTTGAATATATCCCAGCGCACGCAATGGATCACGCCAAAACACCCCACCAGGTGGTTAAAATGGAAAACTATCATAGGATGCACTCGCTTTTGTCCCAGTTGAAGGTTGGTGTTCTGGAACAGCTGAAAAAGGATGCGAAGGTGCGCTACAATGACGCCCTGAAGGCATACGTGACGAAGTATTTCGGACGACCACTGGAAAAGTTGAAT cAATTTTTCGAAGGCGTTCAGCAGAAAGTTCAGCAAGGTGTGAAGGAAACCGAAATCAGCTACCAAATGGCCTACTCAAAGCAAGAATTGCGTAAAGTGATCTCTCAGTATCCGGCTCGGGAAGTAAAGAAAGGCCTAGAGCACCTATACAAGAAGGTGGAGAAACATCTCTGCGAGGAGGAAAATCTGCTTCAGGTCGTGTGGCGTGCTATGCAAGAAGAGTTCATCGCCCAGTACAATTCACTAGAACTGTGGATTCAGCGATGCTACGCGGGTGCAATGATAACACTCGACTTTACTATCAAGGACATATTGGACTTTTTCTCGGAGATTGCACGTTCGCACTAG
- the LOC134223071 gene encoding uncharacterized protein LOC134223071 — MVDARPARSSMDVGYLKVEDSSKLMDDVTKYRSLVGALLYLGVVARPDIVASTAILGRKFCSPTEADWSAAKRLLRYLKGTRCYAVQLGGDTKQGLIGYSDSYWAGDIGTRRSTSEFVFLYAGGVISWASRRQSSVTLSTMEAEYVALTEACQEAIWLRRLLQDFSEKQIEPTIVMEDKQSCLTFVKSER, encoded by the coding sequence ATGGTGGATGCAAGGCCAGCGAGATCCTCTATGGACGTAGGATACCTGAAGGTAGAGGATTCAAGCAAACTGATGGATGACGTAACCAAATACCGGAGCCTTGTAGGTGCTCTTCTTTACCTGGGTGTTGTAGCGAGACCTGACATCGTTGCAAGTACAGCAATTTTGGGGCGGAAGTTCTGCTCGCCTACTGAAGCCGACTGGAGTGCAGCAAAACGCTTGCTGCGATATCTGAAGGGAACGCGATGCTATGCAGTACAGCTAGGAGGAGATACGAAGCAGGGCTTGATCGGATACTCCGATTCTTATTGGGCGGGAGATATAGGCACGAGAAGATCTACATCGGAATTCGTATTCCTGTATGCCGGCGGAGTTATTTCGTGGGCCAGCAGAAGACAATCAAGTGTCACGCTATCAACCATGGAGGCTGAATACGTGGCGCTCACCGAGGCCTGTCAAGAGGCCATATGGCTGAGGCGGCTGCTGCAGGATTTCAGTGAAAAGCAAATTGAACCTACAATCGTTATGGAGGACAAACAGTCCTGTCTAACCTTCGTGAAGAGTGAGAGGTAG
- the LOC134223072 gene encoding uncharacterized protein K02A2.6-like encodes MPFGVSCAPEIYQKAQQQLISGLPGVRCLADDVIIFGCGDTVEEAMVDHNGKLQATLQRFRERGLKLNRSKMKIALTSVPFFGHVLTDNGVQPDSAKISAVLNIPTPKNKKELMTFLGLTTYLGKFLPKLADISAPLRKLTRDKVEFNWSDEAEHSFQQIKRLATQTPILRYYDASEELIIQCDASKLGVGCALLQKGRPVAYASRTLTKTESNYAPIERECLAIVFACKRFDQYIAGRQAVVESDHKPLEEIFKKPITDAPLRLQRMRMSLQRYDITVRYKRGADMHIADLLSRTATRDEASKMSDAETLIEGKIDAAFLEIASTNVVEFINMSDERFKIIAQATKADQTLCKLSRTLVDGWPERKEDLDDDLHRYCAIKNELSLHQGVIFKSDRILVPKNLRNQFIEKLHTAHLGIDYTLRAARESLYWPGMSEQITNYIRNCEVCMTFGRSQSRKPMMSHPIPDYPFQRVNIDLGEVMQDGKKNQIMVIADSFSDFIEVDFLRNAKTRSIVKICKGHFARHGTPEVVVTDNGPQFDNAEWRKFQLEWGFSHVTSAPYHAQGNGKSESAIKTMKQLFRKCSRSGTDFWKALLQHRNTPNAVGSSPNQRLFSRDTRSEIPLITNKLQPPKATQVKQKITEKRQIIKASYDKRARELPELCEGDNVFIQRRPDITAEWEKAVLFRKFPDLSYGLETQDGRRYRRSAIHVKPNNNHQKQQEESDTLKEATSAASHVFKRYDYKKHTHNYEEEATTDDREEDPVIDHNKEQSIEGVTDKHISKGRSTRVIRKPARFSDFV; translated from the coding sequence ATGCCATTCGGCGTTTCGTGTGCTCCAGAGATTTATCAGAAGGCTCAGCAACAGTTGATATCAGGACTTCCTGGAGTTAGGTGTCTGGCAGATGACGTCATCATTTTCGGATGTGGTGATACAGTCGAAGAAGCTATGGTAGACCATAACGGCAAATTACAGGCAACTTTGCAGCGGTTCAGAGAACGTGGTTTGAAACTAAATCGTTCCAAAATGAAAATTGCTCTCACATCCGTACCCTTCTTCGGTCACGTTCTGACGGATAACGGAGTCCAGCCCGACTCTGCAAAGATTTCAGCAGTTTTGAACATACCGACACCGAAGAACAAGAAAGAATTGATGACGTTTCTGGGATTAACTACCTATCTGGGAAAATTTTTACCGAAGCTAGCAGACATTAGTGCTCCGTTGCGTAAACTAACCCGAGACAAGGTCGAGTTCAATTGGAGCGATGAAGCAGAACACTCTTTCCAGCAGATTAAGCGTTTGGCAACGCAAACGCCAATTCTTCGATACTATGATGCCTCAGAAGAGTTGATCATACAGTGCGATGCAAGTAAGCTAGGTGTAGGTTGTGCATTATTGCAGAAAGGACGACCCGTAGCATATGCTTCAAGAACGTTGACGAAAACAGAGAGCAACTATGCACCCATCGAACGTGAATGTTTAGCAATAGTTTTTGCGTGTAAGCGTTTTGATCAATATATAGCTGGACGACAAGCAGTGGTAGAGTCTGACCATAAACCACTGGAGGAAATATTCAAGAAACCAATTACTGATGCGCCCTTGCGACTTCAACGAATGAGAATGTCTCTGCAACGTTACGATATCACTGTTCGGTACAAAAGAGGTGCAGATATGCACATTGCTGACTTGTTATCAAGGACGGCAACAAGAGATGAGGCATCGAAGATGTCAGATGCGGAGACATTGATTGAAGGAAAAATAGATGCGGCGTTCCTGGAGATAGCTAGTACGAATGTGGTTGAATTCATAAACATGTCCGACGAGAGGTTCAAGATCATAGCACAAGCTACTAAGGCAGATCAAACACTTTGCAAACTTTCTCGAACATTGGTAGACGGATGGCCGGAAAGAAAAGAAGATCTGGACGACGATTTGCATCGTTATTGCGCTATAAAAAATGAGTTGTCTTTGCATCAGGGTGTAATTTTCAAATCTGATCGCATTTTAGTACCGAAGAACCTTCGTAATCAGTTCATCGAAAAACTCCACACAGCACATTTGGGAATTGATTACACGCTCAGGGCGGCACGTGAATCGTTATATTGGCCAGGAATGTCGGAGCAGATAACAAATTACATAAGAAACTGTGAAGTATGTATGACGTTCGGAAGAAGCCAAAGCCGGAAACCAATGATGTCACATCCAATTCCCGACTATCCTTTCCAAAGAGTGAACATTGATCTTGGAGAGGTTATGCaagatggaaaaaaaaatcagattatGGTAATAGCTGATAGTTTTTCCGATTTCATTGAAGTTGATTTCCTCCGAAATGCCAAAACGAGATCGATTGTTAAGATTTGCAAAGGCCACTTCGCTAGACATGGAACACCGGAAGTGGTTGTTACGGATAATGGACCTCAATTTGATAATGCAGAATGGAGAAAATTTCAACTGGAATGGGGATTCAGTCACGTTACATCTGCGCCATACCATGCTCAAGGTAATGGTAAATCTGAGTCAGCTATAAAAACTATGAAACAGTTGTTCCGGAAGTGTTCAAGGAGTGGTACGGATTTCTGGAAGGCCTTATTGCAGCATAGGAATACACCTAACGCCGTAGGATCGAGTCCCAATCAGCGCCTTTTTTCAAGGGATACGCGAAGTGAGATTCCTTTAATTACGAACAAGTTACAACCACCGAAGGCGACACAGGTTAAGCAGAAAATAACAGAAAAACGTCAAATAATCAAGGCAAGTTACGACAAACGAGCAAGAGAACTACCGGAGCTATGTGAAGGAGATAATGTATTTATCCAGCGGAGACCAGATATAACCGCAGAGTGGGAGAAAGCCGTTCTATTTAGGAAGTTCCCGGACTTGTCCTACGGTTTGGAGACTCAAGACGGAAGAAGATATCGCAGGAGTGCTATACATGTCAAGCCCAACAACAATCATCAGAAGCAGCAGGAGGAAAGTGATACGTTGAAAGAAGCAACGTCGGCTGCGAGTCATGTCTTCAAAAGATATGATTATAAGAAACACACACACAACTATGAAGAGGAAGCGACAACTGACGATCGGGAGGAGGATCCGGTGATCGATCACAATAAAGAACAGTCAATAGAGGGAGTGACAGACAAACATATTTCCAAGGGAAGATCTACGCGAGTAATACGAAAGCCTGcgagattttcagattttgtttGA